One genomic region from Sphingobacterium sp. UGAL515B_05 encodes:
- a CDS encoding sugar porter family MFS transporter has protein sequence MQKTATTYLLLITFVAAIGGFLFGYDWVVIGGAKPFYEAYFHLESDPALQGWAMSSAIVGSFVGVLLSGGLADRYGRKPLIYTAAILFIISALGTGMASELDTFIIYRILGGIGIGVASNLAPMYIAEIAPAESRGKFVSVNQLTIVLGILAAQVVNWLIAKPVLAGESILETWNGQEGWRWMFWAGAIPAVVFLVLLFLIPESPRWLYSKGKHEQAKRVFLRMGGDEYAAENIQSIAEAAEQSQGKTRKRNLFQGKLLRLLLLGSFIAVFQQWCGINVIFNYAQEIFTAAGYTVSGMLFNIIITGVINVIFTFIGMYLVDRIGRRALMLFGSAGLFVIYIALGACYYFNCSGIFVLLLVLAGIAVYAMTLAPVTWVIIAEIFPTAVRAQAMAIATSLLWIACFVLTYTFPLLNQNLGAAGTFWLYGGVCFIGYLFLWSRLKETKGKSLEEIEQELEG, from the coding sequence ATGCAAAAGACTGCGACAACCTATCTGCTATTGATCACTTTTGTGGCAGCTATTGGTGGATTTCTATTTGGATATGATTGGGTAGTTATTGGAGGTGCGAAACCATTTTACGAGGCTTATTTTCATTTGGAATCCGATCCTGCATTGCAGGGATGGGCCATGTCTTCGGCGATTGTGGGAAGCTTTGTTGGTGTACTGCTCTCGGGGGGACTGGCAGATCGCTATGGTAGAAAACCACTGATTTATACAGCCGCAATTTTATTTATAATTTCTGCATTGGGAACCGGCATGGCGTCCGAACTTGACACTTTTATTATTTATCGGATTTTGGGCGGGATAGGGATTGGTGTGGCCTCCAATTTGGCTCCGATGTATATCGCGGAAATTGCCCCCGCAGAAAGTCGGGGAAAATTTGTATCGGTCAATCAATTAACCATTGTACTGGGCATACTTGCAGCGCAAGTAGTCAATTGGCTCATTGCAAAGCCGGTTTTAGCTGGAGAATCTATTCTAGAAACCTGGAATGGGCAAGAGGGTTGGAGATGGATGTTTTGGGCAGGAGCGATCCCAGCGGTCGTTTTTTTGGTGCTGCTTTTCCTGATTCCCGAAAGCCCCCGTTGGTTGTATTCGAAAGGGAAGCACGAACAGGCAAAGCGTGTGTTTTTACGCATGGGCGGAGATGAATATGCAGCAGAAAATATTCAATCTATTGCCGAGGCGGCTGAACAAAGTCAGGGTAAAACCCGAAAAAGAAATTTATTTCAGGGCAAGTTGCTGCGGTTGTTGTTGCTAGGGAGCTTTATTGCGGTCTTTCAGCAGTGGTGTGGGATTAATGTTATTTTTAATTATGCCCAAGAGATTTTTACGGCTGCCGGATATACAGTTTCCGGGATGCTTTTCAATATTATTATCACTGGAGTGATCAATGTAATTTTTACATTCATTGGCATGTATCTGGTCGATCGAATTGGTCGTCGTGCATTGATGCTCTTCGGATCGGCAGGACTTTTTGTGATTTATATTGCCTTAGGAGCATGTTATTATTTCAATTGCAGTGGCATTTTTGTGCTTCTCCTTGTGCTCGCCGGAATTGCGGTGTATGCAATGACCTTGGCACCTGTTACTTGGGTAATTATCGCCGAAATATTCCCTACCGCTGTAAGGGCGCAGGCTATGGCGATTGCGACATCATTACTATGGATTGCATGTTTTGTGCTCACGTATACTTTTCCTTTACTGAATCAAAATCTGGGCGCAGCTGGTACATTCTGGCTGTATGGAGGAGTCTGTTTTATCGGTTATCTGTTTCTATGGAGCCGACTGAAAGAGACCAAAGGAAAAAGCTTAGAAGAAATTGAACAAGAACTGGAAGGATAA
- a CDS encoding AraC family transcriptional regulator yields MKQNQDVIAEGFKGEKAIVLPYAVCNYQADNNITTKLHITHIGYYPNAKKHYRDRPEGCKEYILIYCEKGSGWIKQDDTTHNLKRNDVFIIPRDSAHCYGAKSNDPWSIYWIHFAGTDAALFKHIMGQVIHIDDADSNKHANRIQLFESIYKNLEMGYSPENLEYTSFCFQYFLASIQYQTQFRESNRIQVDNIIQDIIIFMKDNLENNINLEEIAAHFNYSKSHLINLFKQKTSYPPMVYYNQLRMQRACSYLQFTLLKIKEIAFKLQFYDPFHFSKAFTREMKMSPQEYRKKYQK; encoded by the coding sequence ATGAAACAAAACCAAGATGTCATCGCTGAAGGATTCAAAGGAGAAAAGGCGATTGTCCTTCCCTATGCCGTATGCAACTACCAGGCAGACAACAACATCACAACAAAATTACACATCACACATATCGGCTATTATCCCAATGCAAAAAAACACTACCGTGATCGTCCAGAAGGATGCAAGGAATATATTCTGATTTATTGCGAAAAAGGAAGTGGTTGGATAAAACAGGATGACACAACGCACAACCTTAAAAGAAACGATGTATTTATTATACCGAGAGATAGTGCCCATTGCTATGGCGCAAAATCAAATGATCCCTGGAGCATCTATTGGATTCATTTCGCCGGGACGGATGCGGCTCTTTTTAAACATATCATGGGCCAAGTGATTCATATAGATGACGCGGATTCAAACAAACATGCCAACCGCATCCAGCTCTTCGAAAGCATCTACAAAAATCTGGAAATGGGGTACAGCCCAGAAAATTTGGAGTATACGAGTTTTTGCTTTCAATATTTTTTAGCTTCCATTCAATATCAGACACAGTTTAGAGAAAGTAACCGAATTCAAGTAGACAATATTATACAGGACATCATCATATTTATGAAAGACAACCTGGAGAACAATATCAATTTGGAAGAGATTGCCGCACATTTCAACTATTCTAAATCACATCTTATTAACTTGTTCAAGCAGAAAACGTCTTACCCCCCCATGGTGTATTACAATCAACTACGGATGCAAAGAGCTTGCTCTTACCTGCAATTTACGCTACTCAAGATTAAAGAAATCGCATTTAAGCTCCAATTTTATGATCCCTTTCATTTTTCAAAGGCCTTTACACGAGAAATGAAAATGTCCCCCCAAGAATATCGCAAAAAATATCAAAAATAA